One window from the genome of Bacteroidales bacterium encodes:
- a CDS encoding PKD domain-containing protein, protein MRLLQFFKPLLLIALIAISGLSYAQYTGGIEDGYTLSSINQVKCNTVVYSNIYTGGIEDGYASLSINQVKCDTVVYSNVYTGGIEDGYASLSINQVKCDTVVYSNVYTGGIEDGYASLSINQVKCDTVVYSNIYTGGIEDGYASLSINQVKCDTVVYSNIYTGGVEDGYASLSINQVKCDTIAYSDIYIGGIEDGHAMIEMLTACTPFAEFEADKLEICEGDTINYTDLSSGMPTSWAWTFNGGNPSNSTEQNPSVTYNTAGTYSVTLFITSDKGNSTITKTDYILVKPVPAIPVIAASGATTFCDGDSVLLTCNTAYNSYLWSNGDTTQNSYVYTSGSHTVRAIAANGCFSESNTIEVNVLNNPKPTVFVNGPSPSCIGDTLVLTSSLANSYNWMPSGSTAQSITVTSSGTHWISATYANGCSRISDPVSINFGSTPVKPTITALGSLNFCEGDSVILQSSPAPGYLWYPDSQATQSVAIYTSGTYYVGAV, encoded by the coding sequence ATGAGACTACTTCAGTTCTTTAAACCATTATTGTTGATAGCATTAATAGCTATCTCTGGCTTGTCGTATGCCCAATATACAGGAGGGATTGAAGATGGATATACCTTATCAAGCATAAATCAGGTTAAGTGTAATACTGTTGTATATTCAAATATTTATACAGGAGGCATTGAAGATGGATATGCTTCTTTAAGTATAAATCAAGTTAAATGTGATACTGTTGTGTATTCGAATGTTTATACAGGAGGCATTGAAGATGGATATGCTTCTTTAAGCATAAATCAAGTTAAATGCGATACTGTTGTATATTCAAATGTTTATACAGGAGGCATTGAAGATGGATATGCTTCTTTAAGTATAAATCAGGTTAAGTGCGATACTGTTGTGTATTCGAATATTTATACGGGAGGCATTGAAGATGGATATGCTTCTTTAAGTATAAATCAAGTTAAGTGCGATACTGTTGTGTATTCGAATATTTATACAGGGGGCGTTGAAGATGGATATGCTTCTTTAAGTATAAATCAGGTTAAGTGTGATACTATTGCTTATTCTGATATTTATATAGGAGGCATCGAAGATGGTCATGCAATGATAGAAATGCTTACCGCATGCACTCCTTTTGCTGAATTTGAAGCTGATAAACTTGAAATTTGTGAGGGTGATACAATTAACTATACTGACCTTAGTTCAGGCATGCCTACTTCATGGGCATGGACTTTTAACGGCGGAAATCCATCTAATTCTACAGAACAAAATCCTTCGGTAACTTATAACACGGCAGGCACGTATTCTGTTACTCTATTTATTACATCAGACAAAGGAAATAGCACGATAACAAAAACAGATTATATTCTTGTTAAACCTGTTCCTGCAATTCCTGTTATTGCGGCTTCTGGCGCTACAACATTTTGTGATGGCGATAGTGTGTTGTTAACATGCAATACCGCATATAATTCTTATTTATGGTCTAATGGAGATACAACTCAAAATTCATATGTATATACATCTGGAAGCCACACTGTTAGAGCTATTGCTGCTAATGGTTGTTTCAGCGAGTCTAATACAATTGAGGTTAATGTGTTGAATAATCCAAAACCAACTGTTTTTGTAAATGGACCTAGTCCATCTTGTATTGGAGATACTCTAGTGCTTACTTCATCATTGGCAAATAGCTATAATTGGATGCCTAGCGGCAGTACAGCACAAAGTATTACAGTTACTAGTTCAGGAACTCACTGGATTTCTGCAACATATGCAAATGGCTGTTCTAGAATATCTGATCCTGTGTCAATTAATTTTGGAAGTACACCAGTAAAACCTACTATTACTGCTTTAGGTTCTCTTAATTTCTGTGAAGGTGACAGCGTAATTCTACAAAGCTCACCTGCTCCTGGATATTTATGGTATCCTGATTCACAGGCTACTCAGTCTGTTGCAATTTATACAAGTGGAACTTATTATGTTGGAGCTGTT
- a CDS encoding formylglycine-generating enzyme family protein: MKKLFFCNQSLVKKTLMLFTVFFTVISLNANNVQITNIVNTNPGSANPEITFDIKWDNSWNVSGVPNNYDAVWIFVKCQKVPKGTLNCESNLEWEHANMANSKAGFSAAAPLTYELVSDSVGLFLYRSSNGTGNIPTTSVTIVLDLPIPDSPYAKEYNFKVFALEMVYIPEGNFELGDGISSNTFNSITINNSISTSTLAPGVVGGGIHSTIPAEFPKGYSAFYCMKYEITQQQYVDFLNTLTFNQQITRTNLNAAQLATNPGEGGLCAMVGSCINRNSIKLVQHGINNSRPGVFACDYQPTPSGAFNSPNDGLTIAMNYLSLADFYAYLDWAGLRAMTNFEFEKIARGPLARIGNEYIWGTQNITQAQSSELNNPGTASEVSNTSGKGLAAYAGSGSGGPLRVGFSATDSTTRETSGSSYYGVMNLGGNVWEIVTGGSNFNNNGYKLTYSNLGNGRLNSAGNHNVANWLTYGSYSYSQVGCGCCASYIKWHIELRGGSYSSAASTLRTSDRSKNASPPCGSIRDMGFGNAGDKRQADVGGRGVR; this comes from the coding sequence ATGAAAAAATTATTTTTTTGTAACCAGTCTTTAGTTAAAAAAACACTAATGCTTTTTACGGTGTTTTTTACAGTTATTAGCTTGAATGCTAATAATGTGCAAATCACAAACATAGTAAACACCAACCCAGGATCCGCAAATCCCGAAATAACATTTGATATAAAATGGGATAATAGCTGGAATGTTTCAGGTGTACCCAATAACTATGATGCTGTATGGATATTTGTGAAATGCCAAAAAGTTCCAAAAGGAACTCTCAACTGCGAATCTAATCTTGAATGGGAGCATGCAAACATGGCTAACAGTAAAGCAGGCTTCAGTGCTGCTGCGCCATTGACTTATGAACTTGTTAGCGATTCTGTAGGCTTATTTCTATATCGTTCTAGTAATGGCACTGGAAATATTCCAACAACTTCTGTTACTATAGTTTTAGATCTACCAATTCCTGATTCTCCTTATGCAAAAGAATATAATTTTAAAGTTTTTGCACTTGAAATGGTTTATATTCCTGAAGGTAATTTTGAATTAGGCGATGGAATTAGCTCAAATACATTTAACAGTATAACCATTAACAATAGCATTAGCACAAGTACTCTTGCTCCTGGAGTTGTGGGTGGAGGCATACATAGTACAATACCTGCTGAATTTCCCAAAGGTTATTCTGCTTTTTATTGTATGAAATATGAAATTACACAACAACAATACGTGGACTTTTTAAATACCCTAACTTTTAATCAGCAAATAACAAGAACTAATCTTAATGCTGCTCAATTAGCTACAAATCCTGGAGAGGGAGGTTTATGTGCTATGGTTGGGTCTTGTATTAACAGAAACTCAATAAAATTGGTACAGCATGGCATAAATAATAGCCGCCCTGGTGTTTTTGCATGCGACTATCAGCCTACACCCAGCGGTGCTTTTAACAGCCCAAATGATGGACTAACAATTGCAATGAACTATTTAAGTCTTGCCGATTTTTATGCTTATCTTGATTGGGCAGGCTTAAGAGCTATGACGAATTTTGAATTTGAAAAAATAGCTAGGGGTCCTCTTGCCAGAATTGGAAACGAATATATTTGGGGTACACAAAATATTACACAAGCACAAAGCTCTGAGCTGAATAATCCAGGCACTGCTTCTGAAGTGTCTAATACTTCAGGTAAGGGATTGGCTGCATATGCTGGCAGTGGCAGTGGAGGTCCTCTTAGAGTTGGATTTTCAGCTACAGATTCTACAACACGTGAAACAAGTGGCTCTTCTTATTACGGTGTTATGAATCTTGGTGGAAATGTTTGGGAAATTGTAACTGGTGGCTCAAATTTCAATAATAATGGATATAAACTTACTTATTCAAATCTTGGAAATGGAAGGTTAAATTCTGCCGGAAATCATAATGTTGCAAATTGGTTAACATACGGTTCTTATAGTTATAGCCAAGTTGGCTGTGGATGCTGCGCTAGCTATATCAAATGGCATATTGAGTTGAGGGGCGGCTCGTATTCTTCTGCTGCAAGTACTTTAAGAACATCTGATAGAAGTAAAAATGCTTCTCCTCCTTGTGGAAGTATACGAGATATGGGCTTTGGAAATGCAGGAGATAAAAGACAAGCTGATGTTGGTGGAAGAGGTGTTAGATAA
- a CDS encoding bifunctional 3,4-dihydroxy-2-butanone-4-phosphate synthase/GTP cyclohydrolase II: MEKKLNSIEEVLSDFKEGKVIIVVDDEDRENEGDFVVAGEKITAETVNFMARYGRGLICAPITSKRAEELDLDLMVKHNTSLHETPFTVSIDLLKDGCTTGISALDRAKTIYALSDEKYTAKDFGRPGHIFPLRARDEGVLKRAGHTEACVDLCKLAGLKPVAALVEIMNEDGTMARLPELFDIAEKFNLKITSVKKLIEYRLKTECLVIKEETVNMPTAYGNFQLVAFTQTTNNLPHLALIKGDITTPEPVLTRVHSSCVTGDIFASCKCDCGDQLHRSMQMIEKEGRGIVLYMNQEGRGIGLINKLKAYHLQELGRDTVEANLELGFKGDERDYGIGAQILRMLGVTKMRLITNNPIKRIGLESYGLEISEIVPIVIEPNEYNKFYLETKRVKMGHKI, translated from the coding sequence ATGGAAAAAAAACTTAATAGTATCGAAGAAGTTCTTTCTGATTTTAAAGAAGGAAAAGTTATAATTGTTGTTGATGACGAAGATAGAGAGAATGAAGGTGATTTTGTGGTTGCTGGCGAAAAGATAACAGCAGAGACAGTAAATTTTATGGCACGATATGGCAGAGGGCTTATATGTGCTCCTATTACAAGTAAAAGAGCGGAAGAATTGGATTTGGATTTGATGGTAAAACACAATACATCTCTGCATGAAACGCCTTTTACCGTTTCTATTGACTTGCTTAAAGATGGTTGTACAACAGGAATTTCAGCTTTAGACCGTGCTAAAACTATTTATGCTTTATCCGATGAAAAATATACTGCAAAAGACTTTGGTAGACCAGGGCATATATTTCCATTGAGAGCAAGAGATGAAGGTGTGCTAAAAAGGGCTGGACATACAGAGGCATGTGTTGACCTTTGCAAATTAGCAGGTCTTAAACCTGTTGCAGCTTTAGTTGAAATTATGAACGAAGATGGCACAATGGCTCGTTTACCAGAGCTTTTTGATATTGCCGAAAAATTTAATCTTAAAATAACTTCTGTAAAAAAACTGATAGAATATCGCCTTAAAACAGAATGCTTAGTAATTAAAGAAGAAACGGTAAATATGCCGACTGCTTATGGAAATTTTCAATTAGTTGCTTTTACTCAAACAACAAATAATTTACCTCATCTTGCATTGATAAAAGGCGATATAACTACGCCAGAGCCTGTATTGACTCGTGTGCATTCTTCATGTGTTACAGGAGATATTTTTGCTAGTTGCAAATGCGATTGTGGCGACCAACTACATCGCTCTATGCAAATGATTGAGAAAGAAGGGAGAGGAATTGTGTTATATATGAATCAAGAGGGCAGGGGAATTGGATTAATTAATAAATTAAAAGCATACCATTTGCAAGAGCTTGGACGTGACACTGTTGAAGCTAATTTAGAATTAGGTTTTAAGGGTGATGAGCGTGACTATGGTATTGGTGCTCAAATTTTAAGAATGCTTGGAGTTACTAAAATGAGATTAATAACAAATAATCCAATAAAGCGCATTGGGCTTGAAAGTTATGGATTAGAAATATCTGAAATAGTTCCAATTGTAATAGAGCCAAATGAGTATAATAAATTCTATTTAGAAACAAAACGTGTGAAAATGGGGCATAAAATTTAG
- a CDS encoding MgtC/SapB family protein, whose protein sequence is MNDLLFQSSSTITTFDVIIRILLSFAAGFAIGIERGRHRQVLSIRPYTLITIGSTLVMLVSIYISQEFGTEKNYDPGRIAAQVVSGIGFLGAGAIIRMGVNVKGLTTAAAIWVASAIGLAIGAGFYFAALVGVIAILIVLIFVDAIEKIFFIESLYKNLTVRYSGLEDRKEDVLATLKKYQLRVLTTNVKKDFEKGNTTLKLQVNIAAKADTEAICNQISEIFNDGTILYIDFNNME, encoded by the coding sequence ATGAATGATTTATTATTTCAAAGCTCATCAACAATAACCACTTTTGATGTGATTATTCGCATTCTATTAAGCTTTGCAGCTGGATTTGCGATTGGTATTGAGCGAGGACGACACAGGCAAGTACTTAGTATTCGCCCATATACTTTAATTACTATAGGTTCCACATTAGTAATGTTGGTTTCAATTTATATTAGTCAAGAATTTGGTACAGAAAAAAATTACGACCCCGGACGTATTGCAGCACAAGTTGTTTCTGGTATTGGTTTCTTAGGTGCCGGTGCAATAATTCGCATGGGTGTAAATGTGAAAGGACTAACAACTGCCGCTGCTATTTGGGTTGCATCAGCCATAGGTCTCGCTATTGGTGCAGGATTTTATTTTGCAGCATTAGTTGGAGTTATTGCAATATTAATAGTTTTAATATTTGTAGATGCTATTGAAAAAATATTTTTCATTGAAAGTTTATATAAAAATTTAACGGTGAGATATTCTGGCTTAGAAGATAGAAAAGAAGATGTTCTTGCAACACTAAAAAAGTACCAATTAAGAGTTCTAACAACAAATGTTAAAAAAGATTTTGAAAAAGGTAATACAACCCTAAAACTACAAGTAAATATAGCAGCAAAAGCAGACACAGAAGCTATTTGTAATCAAATCTCTGAAATTTTCAATGATGGCACTATTTTATATATAGATTTCAACAATATGGAATAG
- a CDS encoding T9SS type A sorting domain-containing protein has translation MKKLLATFNLFIFLFTVGFSQISSGGFPRSLKGNKSYFKEKIPIHVMEYVDVNSLKAEDAIVDKHKDRPWRFGENIYVDIDIKENSVETSFDNGKVYRMAIKSEGAVSINLTFDNFHLPKGADLFVYTKDQREIIGAFTEANNQADKYFSTTLLFADEIILEYYEPNNADFQGTLHLNRVTHGYRSANEYLKSFGQAGACQVNVACSTGTGWDDQIKSVCMLVVGGKGFCSGALINNTANDGKPYILTANHCYKSDYGSWIFWFNWQSPTCANPSSSPAYNSISGSTLKARSSKSDFLLLEMNSTPPASYNLFYAGWNRSTTPATSTMAIHHPSGDIKKISNGNTPTIANGIVFSGSDPADCWKVFWSGAACTEGGSSGSPLFDQNRLIIGQLFGGASSCSADPSSMYDVYGRMDVSWDGEGTNSTRLSNWLDPSNTGATTLVGYDPNATTYTLDAQLINIIEPVGSTCGLNTITPKVTLANRGTTTLTSATIYYQVDELSIVSQSWTGSLAQHSTTTITFPATTIPFGSHSIKSWVSSPNGGTDENLANDTAKANFTLNDANYTVPFTETFEGESFPPTCWTSFIGTNGVGPNNNWKKTTVSYKGSSAAFVRYNDEGGIAEDWLVTPKIKLKSNSKLSFYQKQAYGANYGSTYHIYISTTSQDEHATFTEILSYDESSFSTSYSKKEVDISSYDNQDVYIAFVMKNDDGDSWFIDNISISGEDLIAPEADFSISNDTACVNSKIYFTDLSTNGPTTWNWEFTPSTVTFTDGTNASSQNPIVQFNAAGTYSVKLTCTNIAGSDVENKIDTITISNPPAQPDAISGNLSPCPNATSVNYSVTNVSGVNYAWNVPVGWTITSGNGTNQITVKVGNNGGTIKVTPNKVCDGTPQTAIATLAEIPTVSLGADTTICIYNSITLDAGSGYSNYLWSPNSETTQTITLDGEILGLGAHTIGVTVSNPFGCYGDDEIVITVDECAGIEENNIIGNIYPNPANEAINILFPSNQTDIRIIITDITGKQILTKHVENVSQGEIINLPVSNFSKGTYTINIISKDNNQANLIIIK, from the coding sequence ATGAAAAAATTACTTGCCACATTTAACTTATTTATTTTCCTTTTTACTGTTGGTTTTTCACAAATAAGTAGTGGAGGATTTCCTCGCTCTTTAAAAGGAAATAAAAGTTATTTTAAAGAAAAAATCCCAATTCACGTAATGGAATACGTCGATGTTAATTCATTAAAAGCTGAAGATGCAATTGTGGATAAACATAAAGACCGTCCGTGGCGTTTTGGCGAAAATATTTATGTTGATATAGATATTAAGGAAAACAGTGTTGAAACATCATTTGACAATGGAAAAGTTTACAGAATGGCAATAAAATCAGAAGGTGCCGTTTCAATAAATCTAACTTTCGATAATTTTCATTTACCAAAAGGTGCTGATTTATTTGTTTATACAAAAGACCAAAGAGAAATTATCGGTGCTTTTACAGAAGCTAATAATCAGGCTGATAAATATTTTTCCACTACATTGCTTTTTGCAGATGAAATTATTTTAGAATATTACGAACCTAATAATGCTGATTTTCAGGGTACACTTCATTTGAATAGAGTTACACATGGATATAGAAGTGCTAATGAATATTTAAAATCATTTGGACAAGCTGGAGCATGCCAAGTTAATGTTGCATGTTCTACAGGGACAGGCTGGGATGACCAAATAAAATCTGTATGTATGCTAGTTGTAGGAGGCAAAGGATTTTGCTCTGGAGCATTAATAAACAACACAGCAAATGATGGAAAACCTTATATACTTACAGCAAACCATTGCTATAAATCAGATTATGGATCTTGGATTTTTTGGTTCAATTGGCAAAGTCCAACATGCGCTAACCCATCATCATCTCCAGCTTACAATAGTATTTCAGGGTCAACATTAAAAGCAAGGTCTTCAAAATCTGACTTTTTATTACTAGAAATGAACTCTACACCTCCAGCTAGTTATAATCTTTTTTATGCAGGCTGGAATAGAAGTACTACTCCAGCTACTTCCACAATGGCAATCCATCATCCATCAGGAGATATAAAAAAAATATCTAATGGCAATACCCCAACAATCGCAAATGGAATTGTTTTTAGTGGCAGCGACCCAGCAGACTGTTGGAAAGTATTTTGGTCTGGAGCAGCTTGTACTGAAGGCGGGTCATCTGGTTCTCCTTTATTTGACCAAAACAGATTAATTATTGGGCAATTATTTGGAGGCGCTTCATCTTGTAGTGCAGATCCTAGCTCTATGTATGATGTCTATGGCAGAATGGATGTTTCTTGGGATGGAGAAGGAACAAATTCAACAAGGCTCAGCAATTGGCTTGACCCATCAAACACAGGTGCTACTACTTTAGTCGGATATGATCCAAATGCTACTACTTATACCTTAGATGCGCAATTAATAAATATAATAGAGCCAGTAGGTTCAACTTGCGGTTTAAACACTATTACACCTAAAGTTACTTTGGCAAATAGAGGAACAACAACACTTACAAGTGCGACCATTTATTATCAAGTTGATGAATTAAGTATTGTTTCACAATCTTGGACAGGTTCTTTAGCTCAACATTCAACAACCACAATTACTTTTCCTGCTACAACTATTCCTTTTGGCAGCCACAGCATAAAATCATGGGTTTCATCTCCAAACGGTGGAACTGATGAAAACCTTGCCAACGATACAGCAAAAGCTAATTTTACACTAAATGACGCAAATTATACCGTTCCCTTTACAGAAACATTTGAAGGAGAGTCTTTCCCTCCAACTTGCTGGACATCATTTATTGGAACAAATGGAGTCGGTCCAAATAATAATTGGAAGAAAACAACTGTTTCTTATAAAGGAAGTTCTGCCGCTTTTGTTAGATATAATGATGAAGGAGGTATAGCAGAAGATTGGCTTGTAACTCCAAAAATAAAACTAAAATCCAATTCAAAATTAAGTTTTTACCAAAAACAAGCTTATGGCGCTAACTATGGCTCTACATACCACATTTATATATCCACAACATCGCAAGATGAGCATGCTACTTTTACTGAAATACTTTCATATGATGAATCTAGTTTTTCAACTTCTTATAGCAAAAAAGAGGTTGATATAAGTTCTTACGATAATCAAGATGTTTATATAGCATTTGTAATGAAAAATGATGATGGAGATAGCTGGTTTATAGACAATATATCAATTTCTGGTGAAGACTTAATAGCTCCAGAAGCAGATTTCTCAATATCAAATGACACTGCTTGTGTAAATAGCAAAATCTATTTCACTGACTTATCTACGAACGGTCCTACTACATGGAATTGGGAATTTACTCCAAGCACCGTTACTTTTACAGATGGCACAAATGCAAGTAGTCAAAATCCTATTGTTCAATTTAATGCGGCTGGAACTTATTCTGTAAAACTAACTTGCACAAATATAGCAGGCTCCGATGTGGAAAATAAAATTGACACTATAACTATTTCAAATCCACCAGCACAACCAGATGCAATATCAGGAAATTTAAGTCCTTGTCCAAATGCAACTAGTGTTAATTACAGTGTAACAAATGTTTCAGGAGTTAATTACGCTTGGAATGTTCCTGTAGGCTGGACTATAACATCAGGAAATGGCACAAATCAGATTACAGTTAAAGTTGGCAATAACGGAGGAACTATAAAAGTAACGCCAAATAAAGTATGCGACGGAACCCCACAAACTGCAATCGCAACATTAGCTGAAATTCCAACTGTTTCCCTTGGTGCAGACACAACTATATGTATATATAATTCAATAACTTTAGATGCAGGAAGCGGCTATAGTAATTATTTGTGGTCGCCAAATTCAGAAACCACTCAAACTATAACTCTAGATGGTGAAATATTAGGACTAGGAGCTCATACAATAGGTGTTACTGTATCAAATCCGTTTGGTTGCTATGGAGATGACGAAATAGTTATCACTGTAGATGAATGTGCTGGTATTGAAGAAAATAACATTATTGGAAACATTTATCCTAATCCTGCGAATGAAGCTATAAATATCTTATTCCCAAGTAATCAAACTGATATTCGTATAATTATAACTGACATTACAGGAAAACAAATTTTAACAAAACATGTTGAAAACGTTTCTCAAGGCGAAATAATAAACTTACCAGTATCTAATTTCTCAAAAGGAACATATACTATAAATATTATTTCAAAAGATAACAATCAGGCAAATCTAATAATCATAAAATAA
- a CDS encoding sugar MFS transporter, with protein sequence MTNTLKNKTFALIIIGVLYFVFGFVTWLNGVLIPFLKTACELSTTQAFLVATAFYIAYFVMAIPVSFILKRIGFVNSMSFGLLIMMVGSLLFIPAAYSREYWIFLLGLFIQGTGLTMLQTAVNPYVALLGPIESAAKRISIMGVANKLAGAFSGIIIGGLLLTKSNEEIDADLLGLTEALKIDYLNDLASKVIGPYVLMAAVLLFLALMVRFAHLPEIENEEPAKFRMKGLPVYAWLGFVALFFYVGAEVIVGDSVILYGRWLNPEPFLVSIFGLNINFLEPRYFTSYVMAGMILGYFIGILLIPKYLSQQKALKLFAISALVFTSIALASSGVVSLMFIILLGISNSIMWPAIWPLSIEKAGSKTPIISALLIMGIIGGAILSPLFGKLADVWNMHFAYIILIPCYLFILFFAVIGHKIGKS encoded by the coding sequence ATGACTAATACGTTGAAAAACAAAACTTTTGCTTTAATCATTATAGGCGTTTTGTATTTTGTATTTGGCTTTGTAACATGGCTCAATGGTGTTTTGATTCCATTTTTAAAAACAGCTTGTGAGCTATCCACAACTCAAGCTTTTTTAGTAGCAACGGCGTTTTATATTGCATATTTTGTTATGGCAATACCTGTTTCTTTCATTTTGAAGAGAATAGGCTTTGTAAATTCCATGTCTTTCGGACTTTTAATAATGATGGTAGGCTCATTGCTGTTTATTCCTGCGGCTTATTCAAGAGAATATTGGATTTTTTTATTAGGACTTTTTATTCAAGGAACTGGACTAACAATGCTTCAAACTGCTGTGAATCCTTACGTAGCCTTGTTAGGTCCTATTGAAAGTGCTGCAAAAAGAATTAGTATAATGGGCGTTGCTAATAAATTAGCTGGCGCTTTTAGCGGAATTATTATTGGTGGACTTCTTCTCACAAAGTCAAATGAAGAAATAGACGCAGATTTATTAGGCTTGACAGAGGCTTTAAAAATAGATTATTTGAACGATTTGGCATCGAAAGTTATTGGTCCTTATGTATTGATGGCGGCGGTATTGCTGTTTTTGGCTTTAATGGTTCGCTTTGCTCATTTGCCTGAAATTGAAAATGAAGAACCTGCAAAATTTAGAATGAAAGGATTGCCTGTTTATGCTTGGCTTGGCTTTGTTGCTTTGTTCTTTTATGTCGGAGCCGAAGTTATTGTCGGAGATAGCGTTATTTTATATGGTCGTTGGCTAAATCCGGAACCGTTTCTTGTAAGCATATTTGGACTTAATATAAACTTTTTAGAACCAAGATATTTCACTTCTTATGTTATGGCTGGAATGATATTAGGCTATTTTATAGGCATACTGCTAATACCAAAATATCTTAGCCAGCAAAAAGCTTTGAAATTATTTGCAATTAGTGCATTGGTATTTACTTCTATTGCTTTAGCTTCTAGTGGTGTAGTGTCATTAATGTTTATTATTTTATTAGGAATTTCAAATTCAATAATGTGGCCTGCTATTTGGCCATTATCCATTGAAAAAGCGGGAAGCAAAACTCCAATTATTTCAGCATTATTAATCATGGGCATAATTGGTGGTGCAATCTTGAGTCCATTGTTTGGAAAACTTGCAGATGTTTGGAATATGCATTTTGCTTATATTATACTTATACCTTGTTATTTATTTATATTGTTTTTCGCTGTAATTGGTCATAAAATTGGAAAATCGTAA